One genomic segment of Micromonospora sp. WMMC415 includes these proteins:
- the lon gene encoding endopeptidase La → MATLPVLPLTDAVLLPGMVIPVTLDPTTQAAVDAARATGDHRLLAVPRIDGEYGPVGVVATIEKVGRLPSGEPAAVVRGLTRARIGSGVPGPGAALWVEAAELTEPAPAGRARELAREYRALMTSVLQQRGAWQVIDAIERMTDLSELADSAGYVTWLSLAQKTELLAAPDVTARLELLVGWVKDHLAEQEVTEQINTDVREGLEKSQREFLLRQQLAAIRKELGEDEPDGSADYRARVEAADLPEKVREAALREVGKLERASDASPEAGWIRTWLDTVLEMPWNTRTADNTDLAAARAVLDADHAGLADVKDRILEYLAVRNRRAERNLGVVGGRGSGAVLALAGPPGVGKTSLGESVARALGRNFVRVSLGGVRDEAEIRGHRRTYVGALPGRIVRALREAGSMNPVVLLDEVDKLAVGYSGDPAAALLEVLDPAQNHTFRDHYLEVDLDLSDVLFLATANVVETIPGPLLDRMELVTLDGYTEDEKVAIARDHLLPRQRERAGLTADDVTVADEALARIAGEYTREAGVRQLERALAKILRKVAVALATDPTPVRVDTGNLARYLGRPKHTPESAERTAVPGVATGLAVTGAGGDVLFIEATSMEGEPGLTLTGQLGDVMKESAHIALSYLRSNGRRLGLDPNALAGRRIHLHVPAGAVPKDGPSAGITMVTALASLASGRPVRPEFGMTGEVTLSGRVLPIGGVKQKLLAAHRAGLTEVIIPMRNEPDLDDLPTEVREALTVHTLADVADVLALALRPADLDTEALDGPPALTTA, encoded by the coding sequence ATGGCAACTCTTCCGGTTCTTCCCCTGACCGACGCCGTGCTGCTGCCCGGCATGGTCATCCCGGTGACCCTCGACCCGACCACCCAGGCCGCCGTCGACGCGGCCCGCGCCACCGGCGACCACCGGCTCCTCGCCGTGCCCCGCATCGACGGCGAGTACGGTCCCGTCGGCGTCGTCGCCACGATCGAGAAGGTCGGCCGGCTGCCCAGCGGCGAACCGGCCGCCGTCGTCCGCGGCCTCACCCGCGCCCGCATCGGCTCCGGCGTCCCCGGACCCGGCGCCGCACTCTGGGTCGAGGCGGCCGAACTAACCGAGCCGGCACCCGCCGGCCGCGCCCGGGAACTCGCCCGCGAGTACCGGGCCCTGATGACCTCGGTGCTCCAACAGCGCGGAGCCTGGCAGGTCATCGACGCGATCGAGCGGATGACCGACCTCTCCGAGCTGGCCGACTCGGCCGGCTACGTCACCTGGCTCAGCCTCGCCCAGAAGACCGAACTGCTCGCCGCGCCGGACGTCACCGCCCGGCTCGAACTGCTGGTCGGCTGGGTGAAGGACCACCTGGCCGAGCAGGAGGTCACCGAGCAGATCAACACCGACGTGCGGGAGGGGCTCGAGAAGTCCCAGCGCGAGTTCCTGCTCCGCCAGCAGCTCGCCGCGATCCGCAAGGAACTCGGCGAGGACGAGCCGGACGGCTCCGCCGACTACCGGGCCCGCGTCGAGGCCGCCGACCTGCCGGAGAAGGTCCGCGAGGCGGCGCTCCGGGAGGTCGGCAAGCTGGAGCGGGCCAGCGACGCCTCACCGGAGGCCGGCTGGATCCGTACCTGGCTCGACACCGTCCTCGAGATGCCGTGGAACACGCGTACCGCCGACAACACCGACCTGGCGGCGGCCCGGGCGGTGCTCGACGCCGACCACGCCGGCCTGGCCGACGTGAAGGACCGCATCCTGGAGTACCTCGCGGTGCGCAACCGGCGCGCGGAGCGCAACCTCGGCGTGGTCGGCGGCCGCGGCTCCGGCGCCGTGCTGGCCCTCGCCGGCCCGCCCGGCGTCGGCAAGACCAGCCTCGGCGAGTCCGTCGCCCGGGCGCTCGGCCGGAACTTCGTCCGGGTCTCCCTCGGCGGTGTGCGCGACGAGGCGGAGATCCGCGGCCACCGGCGCACCTACGTCGGCGCGCTGCCCGGCCGGATCGTCCGGGCGCTGCGCGAGGCCGGCTCGATGAACCCGGTCGTGCTCCTCGACGAGGTGGACAAGCTGGCCGTCGGCTACTCCGGCGACCCGGCCGCCGCCCTGCTGGAGGTCCTCGACCCGGCGCAGAACCACACCTTCCGGGACCACTACCTGGAGGTCGACCTCGACCTGTCCGACGTGCTCTTCCTGGCCACCGCCAACGTGGTGGAGACCATCCCCGGCCCGCTGCTGGACCGGATGGAGCTGGTCACCCTGGATGGCTACACCGAGGACGAGAAGGTGGCCATCGCCCGGGACCACCTGCTGCCCCGGCAGCGGGAACGGGCCGGACTCACCGCCGACGACGTGACCGTCGCCGACGAGGCCCTGGCCCGGATCGCCGGCGAGTACACCCGGGAGGCCGGCGTCCGGCAGCTCGAACGCGCCCTCGCGAAGATCCTGCGCAAGGTGGCGGTCGCGCTGGCGACCGACCCCACGCCGGTACGCGTGGACACCGGCAACCTGGCCCGCTACCTGGGCCGGCCGAAGCACACCCCGGAGTCGGCGGAGCGTACGGCGGTGCCCGGCGTCGCCACCGGCCTGGCGGTCACCGGCGCCGGCGGCGACGTGCTCTTCATCGAGGCCACCAGCATGGAGGGCGAGCCGGGGCTGACCCTGACCGGCCAGCTCGGCGACGTGATGAAGGAATCCGCGCACATCGCCCTGTCGTACCTGCGGTCGAACGGGCGGCGGCTCGGGCTGGACCCGAACGCCCTCGCCGGACGGCGGATCCACCTGCACGTCCCGGCGGGAGCCGTGCCGAAGGACGGCCCGAGCGCCGGCATCACCATGGTCACCGCCCTCGCGTCCCTGGCGAGCGGCCGGCCGGTCCGCCCCGAGTTCGGGATGACCGGCGAGGTGACCCTCTCCGGCCGGGTCCTGCCCATCGGCGGCGTCAAGCAGAAGCTGCTCGCCGCCCACCGGGCCGGCCTGACCGAGGTGATCATCCCGATGCGCAACGAACCGGACCTCGACGACCTGCCGACCGAGGTACGCGAGGCGCTGACCGTCCACACCCTCGCCGACGTCGCCGACGTGCTCGCCCTGGCGCTGCGCCCGGCCGACCTCGACACGGAGGCATTGGACGGCCCGCCGGCCCTCACCACCGCCTGA
- a CDS encoding Lsr2 family protein produces the protein MARKVITVLTDDLDGGKADRTVEFSLDGVAYTIDVSDENAGVLRKALDPYISAGRRIGRGGVETSRAPRRGAGSGAGMDREQNRAIREWAVKNGYKISERGRIPVEVVEAYKNR, from the coding sequence ATGGCCAGAAAAGTAATCACGGTTCTGACTGACGATCTCGACGGCGGAAAGGCCGATCGGACCGTCGAGTTCAGCTTGGACGGCGTGGCGTACACGATCGACGTGTCCGACGAGAACGCGGGTGTCCTGCGTAAGGCGCTGGACCCGTACATCAGCGCCGGCCGGCGGATCGGTCGCGGCGGCGTGGAAACGTCGCGGGCACCCCGACGGGGAGCCGGATCCGGCGCCGGAATGGACCGCGAGCAGAACCGCGCGATCCGGGAATGGGCCGTCAAGAACGGCTACAAGATTTCCGAGCGGGGCCGCATCCCGGTGGAGGTCGTCGAGGCCTACAAGAACCGCTGA
- a CDS encoding MFS transporter, giving the protein MRHWWTQTAGGLPRTFWHLWTATLINRLGSFVAIYLGVYLVSVRDFSPAYAGMVIGLHGAGSAAGGVIGGLVADRWGRRPAMLGGNVTAAATALSLGLAGHPVAIAALTLLLGACLGVARPAFTATIIDVVGERDRLRALTLNYWAINIGFSVAATVAGLLVRVDPLLLFVINAIVLLGTAALIGLRVPESRPVVPAAGALTRAGSGGLGTVLRDRVFLTFTALTGLAWLCIEASVMLPVSLQADGLPAAAYGPIIAVNGLLIVLGQLFVPRLVGRFDRSRTIAVAVLVIGAGFALTALADSVWFYAVTVLVWTLGEMAMTPSNSALTADLSPTAQRGRYQGVYSLGHAFATFAGPTLGGLVAHRFSVDALWLGLFGLALAVAAANLLAARSRTRRIAALRAAAPTAAPPAPVAA; this is encoded by the coding sequence ATGAGGCACTGGTGGACGCAGACGGCGGGCGGACTCCCCCGGACCTTCTGGCACCTGTGGACGGCCACGCTGATCAACCGGCTGGGCAGCTTCGTCGCCATCTACCTCGGCGTCTACCTCGTCTCGGTCCGGGACTTCAGCCCCGCGTACGCCGGCATGGTGATCGGGTTGCACGGGGCCGGCAGCGCGGCCGGGGGCGTCATCGGCGGCCTCGTCGCCGACCGTTGGGGGCGCCGGCCCGCGATGCTGGGCGGCAACGTCACGGCCGCCGCCACCGCGCTCTCGCTGGGCCTGGCCGGGCATCCGGTCGCGATCGCCGCCCTGACCCTGCTGCTCGGGGCGTGTCTCGGCGTCGCCCGGCCCGCCTTCACCGCCACGATCATCGACGTCGTCGGTGAGCGGGACCGGCTGCGGGCGCTGACGCTGAACTACTGGGCCATCAACATCGGCTTCTCGGTCGCCGCGACGGTCGCCGGGTTGCTGGTCCGGGTGGACCCGCTGCTGCTGTTCGTGATCAACGCCATCGTGCTGCTGGGCACCGCCGCGTTGATCGGTCTCCGCGTTCCCGAGTCCCGGCCCGTCGTGCCGGCCGCCGGCGCCCTCACCCGCGCCGGGAGCGGCGGTCTGGGCACCGTCCTGCGGGACCGGGTCTTCCTGACGTTCACCGCGCTGACCGGCCTGGCCTGGCTCTGCATCGAGGCGAGCGTGATGCTGCCGGTCTCCTTGCAGGCCGACGGGCTGCCGGCCGCCGCGTACGGGCCGATCATCGCGGTCAACGGTCTGTTGATCGTGCTCGGCCAGCTCTTCGTGCCGCGCCTGGTCGGCCGCTTCGACCGGTCGCGCACCATCGCGGTCGCCGTCCTGGTGATCGGCGCCGGGTTCGCCCTCACCGCGCTGGCCGACAGCGTCTGGTTCTACGCGGTCACGGTGCTGGTCTGGACACTCGGCGAGATGGCCATGACCCCGTCGAACTCGGCACTGACCGCCGACCTCTCACCGACCGCGCAGCGGGGGCGCTACCAGGGCGTCTACTCGCTCGGGCACGCGTTCGCCACGTTCGCCGGGCCGACACTGGGCGGCCTGGTCGCCCACCGGTTCTCCGTCGACGCCCTCTGGTTGGGCCTGTTCGGCCTGGCGCTCGCGGTGGCCGCCGCGAACCTGCTCGCGGCCCGGTCCCGCACGCGGCGGATCGCCGCGCTCCGGGCGGCGGCGCCCACGGCGGCTCCGCCGGCACCGGTCGCGGCCTGA
- a CDS encoding nitroreductase family protein, giving the protein MPPNRPAGPPASRPVPDYGVPPTDALARVRAFADAMTRRRTVRDFSDRPIPAGVLDQALRAAASAPSGANRQPWRFVVVTDPELKRRLRVAAEAEERVFYERRAPEEWLSALAPLGTDASKPFLETAPAVIVVFEVHRGPRSPRPYYVKESVGIAVGLLLAALHQAGLATLTHTPSPMRFLNELLDRPAEERGNLIIPVGYPADDATVPDISRKPLSEVVVWR; this is encoded by the coding sequence ATGCCCCCGAACCGCCCCGCCGGCCCGCCGGCGTCCCGGCCCGTGCCCGACTACGGCGTACCCCCGACGGATGCGCTGGCCCGGGTGCGGGCCTTCGCCGACGCGATGACCCGGCGCCGCACCGTCCGCGACTTCAGCGACCGGCCCATCCCGGCCGGCGTGCTCGACCAGGCGCTGCGGGCGGCGGCTTCGGCGCCGAGCGGCGCGAACCGGCAGCCGTGGCGGTTCGTCGTGGTCACCGACCCGGAGCTCAAGCGCCGGCTGCGGGTCGCCGCCGAGGCGGAGGAGCGGGTGTTCTACGAGCGGCGCGCGCCGGAGGAGTGGCTGTCGGCGCTGGCGCCGCTGGGGACGGACGCGAGCAAACCGTTCCTGGAGACCGCTCCGGCGGTGATCGTGGTCTTCGAGGTGCACCGGGGGCCCCGCAGCCCCCGCCCCTACTACGTGAAGGAGTCGGTGGGGATCGCGGTCGGTCTCCTGCTCGCCGCGTTGCACCAGGCCGGACTCGCCACCCTGACCCACACCCCGAGCCCGATGCGCTTCCTCAACGAGCTGCTGGACCGGCCCGCCGAGGAACGGGGCAACCTGATCATCCCGGTCGGTTACCCGGCCGACGACGCTACCGTGCCGGACATTTCCCGAAAGCCGCTGTCCGAGGTGGTCGTCTGGCGCTGA
- a CDS encoding helical backbone metal receptor encodes MRVVSLVPSLTEAVASTLPGLLVGATDWCTHPTGLDVPRVGGSKYPDLERVRALRPDLVLLNVEENRREDADALAAAGVPVRVTYPRTVDEALTELGALLTELGAAAEPTWLLAARRAWAALPAEAAPRPAVVPVWRRPWVVLGRDTFAGDVLRRLGVTNRYADHPERYPRPSLDELRGRAPELVVLPDEPYRFTAADGPDAFPGTPCALVSGRHLTWYGPSLAEAPALLAAQLAAPVTRPAG; translated from the coding sequence GTGCGGGTCGTGTCGCTGGTGCCGTCGCTGACCGAGGCGGTGGCGTCGACGCTGCCCGGGCTGCTGGTCGGGGCGACCGACTGGTGCACCCACCCGACCGGGCTGGACGTCCCCCGGGTCGGCGGCAGCAAGTACCCGGACCTGGAGCGGGTCCGCGCTCTGCGCCCCGACCTGGTTCTGCTCAACGTCGAGGAGAACCGCCGCGAGGACGCCGACGCGCTGGCGGCGGCCGGCGTGCCGGTGCGGGTCACCTACCCCCGGACCGTGGACGAGGCGCTCACCGAACTGGGCGCACTGCTGACCGAGCTGGGCGCGGCGGCCGAGCCGACCTGGCTGCTGGCGGCCCGCCGTGCCTGGGCGGCGCTGCCCGCCGAGGCGGCGCCGCGCCCGGCGGTGGTGCCGGTCTGGCGTCGGCCGTGGGTGGTGCTGGGTCGCGACACGTTCGCCGGTGACGTCCTGCGCCGGCTGGGCGTGACCAACCGGTACGCCGACCACCCCGAGCGGTACCCCCGGCCGAGCCTGGACGAGCTGCGCGGGCGGGCGCCGGAGCTGGTGGTGCTGCCCGACGAGCCGTACCGGTTCACCGCCGCCGACGGGCCGGACGCATTCCCCGGGACGCCGTGCGCCCTGGTGTCGGGTCGGCACCTGACCTGGTACGGACCGTCGCTCGCCGAGGCTCCCGCCCTGCTGGCGGCCCAGTTGGCCGCGCCGGTCACCCGTCCCGCGGGCTGA
- a CDS encoding TerC family protein, producing the protein MDEATFAVPLWGWAAVGAVIAVMLAVDVLSHRDNHIIELREAVVWSAVWITAGLAFGLVVLVWLGGEPAVAYYSGYLLEKALSVDNVFVFALLFGYFRVPDEYQHKVLFWGVVGALAFRLAFIFAGAELLHRLAWAGLALGAFLVWTGWRLAVRGEPDVDPDRNPVVRLFRRLVPTDPRYHGSRFTVRVDGRRKATVLLVALVAIEGTDVVFAVDSVAAILAITTDTFLVWTATAFAVLGLRSLYFCLAGLLRHFEYLRYGLAVVLAFAGVKLILAETPVGEVPVWLTLAVVVLALATSIAWGRVAAWPGRRRARRARRRARRRRISPRDG; encoded by the coding sequence GTGGACGAGGCGACGTTCGCCGTGCCGCTGTGGGGGTGGGCGGCGGTCGGCGCGGTCATCGCCGTCATGCTCGCCGTCGACGTGCTCTCCCACCGTGACAACCACATCATCGAGCTGCGCGAGGCGGTCGTCTGGTCGGCGGTGTGGATCACCGCCGGTCTCGCGTTCGGCCTGGTGGTCCTGGTCTGGCTGGGCGGCGAGCCGGCGGTCGCCTACTACTCCGGCTATCTGCTGGAGAAGGCCCTGTCGGTCGACAACGTCTTCGTCTTCGCGCTGCTGTTCGGCTACTTCCGGGTCCCCGACGAGTACCAGCACAAGGTGCTGTTCTGGGGCGTGGTCGGTGCCCTCGCGTTCCGGCTCGCCTTCATCTTCGCGGGCGCGGAGTTGCTGCACCGGCTGGCCTGGGCCGGGCTCGCCCTCGGAGCGTTCCTGGTCTGGACCGGCTGGCGGCTGGCCGTACGCGGCGAACCGGACGTCGATCCCGACCGCAACCCGGTCGTCCGGCTCTTCCGCCGGCTGGTGCCGACCGATCCGCGCTACCACGGCAGCCGGTTCACGGTCCGCGTCGACGGGCGCCGCAAGGCCACCGTGCTGCTGGTCGCTCTCGTCGCGATCGAGGGCACCGACGTGGTCTTCGCGGTCGACTCGGTGGCGGCGATCCTCGCCATCACCACCGACACGTTCCTGGTCTGGACGGCGACCGCCTTCGCGGTCCTCGGTCTGCGCAGCCTCTACTTCTGCCTGGCCGGCCTGCTGCGGCACTTCGAGTACCTGCGGTACGGGCTGGCGGTCGTGCTCGCCTTCGCCGGGGTGAAGCTGATCCTCGCCGAGACCCCGGTGGGGGAGGTGCCGGTCTGGCTGACCCTGGCGGTGGTGGTGCTGGCACTGGCCACCTCGATCGCCTGGGGCCGGGTCGCCGCCTGGCCGGGACGCCGCCGGGCCCGCCGGGCCCGCCGCCGGGCCCGCCGGAGACGGATCAGCCCGCGGGACGGGTGA
- a CDS encoding BON domain-containing protein, which yields MLDDLGRLVGVVTRGDLLRVHLRTDAEIREDVVQEVLHRVLAVRDGLVTVQVRGGEVTLDGRLDRRSAAELAERLAGQVSGVVRVVSTIAYDVDDTVLVALEAGQVTPVA from the coding sequence GTGCTGGACGACCTGGGCCGCCTGGTCGGCGTCGTGACCCGTGGTGACCTGCTGCGGGTGCACCTGCGGACCGACGCGGAGATCCGGGAGGACGTCGTGCAGGAGGTGCTGCACCGGGTGCTCGCGGTGCGGGACGGGCTGGTGACCGTCCAGGTCCGCGGCGGCGAGGTGACCCTGGACGGGCGGCTGGACCGGCGTAGCGCGGCTGAGCTGGCGGAGCGGCTGGCCGGGCAGGTGAGCGGCGTCGTGCGGGTGGTCAGCACGATCGCGTACGACGTCGACGACACCGTCCTGGTCGCGCTGGAGGCGGGCCAGGTCACCCCGGTCGCCTGA
- a CDS encoding FKBP-type peptidyl-prolyl cis-trans isomerase → MNQAGKPDVGPIEGAPPADLVVEDITVGDGPEARAGQVARVHYVGVAHSDGREFDASWNRGEPFEFPLGGGRVIAGWDQGVVGMKVGGRRRLTIPPHLGYGDRGAGGVIKPGETLVFVVDLLGVR, encoded by the coding sequence ATGAACCAGGCAGGCAAGCCCGACGTGGGCCCGATCGAGGGCGCGCCTCCGGCCGACCTCGTCGTCGAGGACATCACCGTCGGGGACGGGCCCGAGGCGCGTGCGGGGCAGGTGGCGCGGGTCCACTACGTCGGCGTCGCCCACTCCGACGGCCGGGAGTTCGACGCGTCGTGGAACCGAGGCGAGCCGTTCGAATTCCCCCTCGGGGGCGGACGGGTCATCGCCGGCTGGGACCAGGGTGTCGTCGGCATGAAGGTCGGCGGTCGTCGTCGCCTGACCATCCCGCCGCACCTCGGCTACGGCGACCGGGGCGCCGGCGGCGTCATCAAGCCGGGCGAGACGCTGGTGTTCGTCGTCGACCTGCTCGGCGTGCGCTGA
- a CDS encoding STAS domain-containing protein gives MGQRDDRFHVEVSVGARVVEVRATGEIDVATVGALRSALWAVPARSVLRLDLSGVRVLSAAGVRALAAAHLRLRAGGGELVLVRPDPVVARVLRVTGLHRVVRVIDDAPAPVAGRTLIAA, from the coding sequence ATGGGACAGCGGGACGACCGGTTCCACGTCGAGGTCAGCGTGGGTGCCCGGGTGGTGGAGGTGCGCGCGACCGGCGAGATCGACGTCGCCACGGTCGGCGCGCTGCGGTCGGCGCTGTGGGCCGTGCCGGCCCGGTCGGTGCTCCGGCTCGACCTGTCCGGCGTCCGTGTCCTCTCCGCCGCCGGGGTGCGTGCCCTGGCCGCCGCCCACCTGCGGTTGCGGGCCGGTGGTGGCGAGCTGGTGCTGGTGCGGCCCGACCCGGTGGTCGCCCGGGTCCTGCGCGTGACCGGCCTGCATCGGGTGGTCCGCGTCATCGACGACGCTCCCGCGCCGGTGGCCGGCCGCACGTTGATCGCCGCCTGA
- a CDS encoding SMP-30/gluconolactonase/LRE family protein: protein MVVPRPRAPWLIRPVREPATVPPPLDGPWAPADRRLDAVELLPLPDGTSGPEDVVVDPAGRVVSGSEDGRIWWWPVDAPTGTRPRLLAETGGRPLGVEVDPRDGSLVVCDAYRGLLRVTWDGAVRDLGGSGPRPHLADNAAISRDGTVYFTDSSSRFPVSHWKRDLLEHRPNGRVLAYDPGSGRTEVVCSGLHFPNGIALTPDESALMLVETATHRLVRVDLPDGVVTVLADLPAYPDNVSPVGDGTYWIALPSPRVPVVERLLPHPRLRQLVAVLPAAVQPKPLRYGLVALVDGDGQVLRTLHGPNGTYDMVTGVRQHGDHLWLGSLTGAGVARVPLG from the coding sequence ATGGTCGTCCCCCGCCCCCGCGCACCGTGGCTGATCCGACCCGTCCGCGAGCCCGCCACGGTCCCGCCGCCCCTCGACGGGCCGTGGGCGCCCGCCGACCGCCGGCTCGACGCCGTCGAGCTGCTGCCCCTGCCCGACGGCACGTCCGGTCCCGAGGACGTCGTCGTCGACCCGGCGGGGCGGGTGGTCAGCGGGTCCGAGGACGGCCGCATCTGGTGGTGGCCGGTCGACGCGCCGACGGGCACCCGTCCGCGGCTTCTCGCCGAGACCGGCGGCCGACCGCTGGGCGTGGAGGTCGACCCCCGCGACGGCAGCCTCGTGGTCTGCGACGCCTACCGGGGGCTGCTGCGGGTGACCTGGGACGGCGCCGTCCGCGACCTGGGCGGCTCCGGCCCCCGGCCGCACCTGGCCGACAACGCCGCGATCAGCCGGGACGGCACGGTCTACTTCACCGACTCGTCCAGCCGGTTCCCCGTCTCGCACTGGAAACGCGACCTGCTGGAGCACCGCCCAAACGGGCGGGTGCTGGCGTACGACCCGGGCAGTGGGCGCACCGAGGTGGTCTGCTCGGGGCTGCACTTCCCCAACGGGATCGCGCTGACCCCGGACGAGTCGGCACTGATGCTGGTGGAGACGGCCACCCACCGGCTGGTCCGGGTCGACCTGCCGGACGGGGTCGTCACGGTGCTCGCGGACCTGCCGGCGTACCCGGACAACGTCTCCCCGGTGGGCGACGGGACGTACTGGATCGCCCTGCCGAGCCCCCGCGTGCCGGTCGTCGAGCGGCTGCTGCCGCACCCTCGGCTGCGGCAGCTCGTGGCCGTCCTGCCGGCGGCGGTGCAGCCGAAGCCGCTGCGCTACGGCCTGGTCGCCCTCGTGGACGGCGACGGTCAGGTGCTGCGCACCCTGCACGGTCCGAACGGGACGTACGACATGGTCACCGGTGTCCGCCAGCACGGCGACCACCTCTGGCTCGGCAGCCTCACCGGTGCCGGGGTGGCCCGGGTGCCGCTGGGCTGA